In Flavobacteriales bacterium, one genomic interval encodes:
- a CDS encoding T9SS type A sorting domain-containing protein has protein sequence MLQRYSSISRVLILALLVGTVALFVAWKDGRLPEAKAYHSAAELKDYRDAGLPLSEATNHYFAASGKCSGCHGKDIVNNYAGVDEDGVDVNVADDWRSTMMANAAHDPFWRAKVSHEVTVNPAHKEELEDKCTSCHAPMGRYDEFFRTGGHYTMDTLATDSMGLDGVSCLACHMQSPDSIGLHFSGKILFDTNRVAYGPYLEVFGAPMTSFVGYDPMYGAHINDAGLCAGCHTLLTETADLSGALTGDEFVEQATYHEWVNSIYDTDANPEGGITCQGCHVPRIDDAVVISANYLFLQGKSPFGLHHFAGANTFMLGLLRDNSAALGLTASTTQFDSTIARSDNMLKQKSALLDLNVISRDADTAFIDLTLTNLAGHKFPSGYPARRAFVEIIVLSAENDTLFHSGGWNSDYEVMGHDASWEPHHDVITSPDQAQIYEMVMGDVNGNKTTVLERAKEPLKDNRLTPIGFTTSNYAYDTVLIAGVPVTDIDFNKSSTGVEGSGTDKVHYHVPMNGHTGLIRVVSNLWYQSAPPRWMEEMFAFNTNDIDTFRDMYEAADPSPVLVKDVEVIDQTIAVDDLRELGVRIFPNPVNNGLLQIEGITDKVNSIDVFDMSGARVAGHIPNGSGKWQLQLSERTGTYLVIVSTDTRKYVERVVVL, from the coding sequence ATGCTACAACGTTATTCTTCCATTTCCCGTGTTCTGATCTTAGCCCTGTTGGTGGGAACTGTTGCCTTGTTCGTTGCTTGGAAAGATGGCAGGTTACCAGAAGCGAAAGCATACCATAGCGCGGCGGAATTGAAGGACTATCGTGATGCAGGGCTACCTCTATCTGAAGCAACGAACCACTATTTCGCGGCAAGTGGAAAATGTAGTGGTTGTCACGGAAAGGACATCGTGAATAATTATGCAGGAGTGGATGAGGACGGTGTTGATGTGAACGTTGCTGATGATTGGCGCAGTACCATGATGGCCAACGCGGCACATGATCCATTCTGGCGTGCGAAGGTCAGTCATGAAGTAACTGTGAACCCAGCACATAAAGAAGAATTGGAGGATAAATGCACGAGCTGTCATGCTCCAATGGGCCGCTATGATGAGTTTTTCAGGACGGGGGGACATTATACCATGGATACCTTGGCCACGGATTCAATGGGACTTGATGGGGTGAGCTGCTTGGCTTGCCACATGCAAAGTCCTGATAGTATCGGACTTCACTTTTCAGGTAAGATCCTATTCGATACGAACCGCGTAGCCTATGGTCCGTATCTGGAGGTATTCGGTGCGCCAATGACCAGCTTCGTTGGATACGATCCTATGTATGGTGCCCATATTAATGATGCTGGTCTATGTGCAGGTTGCCACACGTTGCTTACTGAGACAGCGGATCTTTCCGGTGCGCTTACGGGTGATGAATTCGTGGAGCAGGCTACGTACCATGAGTGGGTGAATTCGATCTATGATACCGATGCCAATCCAGAGGGTGGAATAACGTGCCAGGGTTGCCACGTTCCGCGAATTGATGATGCCGTTGTGATCTCTGCGAACTACCTCTTTCTGCAAGGCAAAAGCCCATTTGGTCTCCACCATTTTGCCGGTGCGAATACATTCATGTTGGGTCTTCTCCGGGACAATAGCGCAGCACTGGGTCTCACAGCAAGTACGACACAATTCGACAGCACCATCGCACGGTCGGATAACATGTTGAAGCAAAAGTCGGCCCTTCTGGACCTGAACGTGATCTCGCGTGATGCCGATACTGCATTCATTGATCTCACATTGACCAACCTGGCTGGACATAAATTTCCATCGGGTTATCCTGCGCGAAGAGCTTTTGTGGAAATAATCGTATTAAGTGCCGAAAATGATACGCTTTTCCACAGTGGCGGATGGAATAGCGATTACGAGGTCATGGGGCACGATGCTAGTTGGGAACCCCATCATGATGTGATCACTTCGCCAGACCAGGCACAGATCTACGAAATGGTCATGGGTGATGTGAACGGTAATAAGACCACGGTCCTTGAACGAGCTAAAGAACCGTTGAAGGACAATCGTTTGACCCCTATCGGATTCACCACATCGAATTACGCGTATGATACTGTTCTGATCGCAGGTGTTCCCGTTACTGATATTGACTTCAATAAAAGTAGTACGGGTGTGGAGGGTAGCGGAACGGATAAGGTGCATTACCACGTGCCTATGAATGGGCACACAGGGCTTATCCGGGTAGTTTCGAACTTGTGGTACCAGAGTGCGCCGCCGCGTTGGATGGAAGAGATGTTCGCGTTCAACACAAATGATATCGATACGTTCAGGGACATGTATGAAGCGGCAGACCCCTCTCCTGTGCTCGTGAAGGACGTCGAGGTCATCGATCAGACCATTGCCGTAGATGATCTGCGGGAACTCGGTGTGCGGATCTTTCCTAATCCGGTCAATAACGGTTTGTTACAGATCGAAGGTATTACCGATAAGGTGAATTCCATCGATGTGTTCGATATGAGCGGGGCACGAGTGGCCGGGCATATACCGAATGGTTCAGGTAAATGGCAGTTGCAGTTGTCTGAGCGGACCGGCACATACCTTGTGATCGTGAGTACGGATACGCGTAAATATGTTGAACGCGTAGTGGTTCTGTAA
- a CDS encoding Zn-dependent exopeptidase M28 has protein sequence MIKRSLVAVVLSATSILHLSAQDIVVQSIIDALQIDSMIHYVEEISGETPIDIGNGPELIVNRNKFNPGNAVAQAYLEQKLTQFGYTPTVQTFSATGGNVVATKVGSLYPDEYVVLCAHFDALPAGTGPAPAADDDGSGTGALLEAARVLHDIPFAYSIVFGFWDEEEQGLVGSAFWAGSQAANDVVIKGVVNMDAIAYDGNADRKARVHVRPIANSLDISDTVVAVLDRYNFDIDLIVTNPGATYSDHASFWNEGYGAVLMIEEFTNDGNPTYHTQNDRVEFFDVPYYEELAKLSIASFAILAIPYGLPTAVSEIAVSKPTLFAFPNPASVDAQLWLDVPVSDRYSIRLVDALGKEVALLHDGVLAQGKHVIQLPMASVAPGTYSVQARPENGKAINLRVMRAF, from the coding sequence ATGATCAAACGCTCGCTCGTTGCAGTTGTTCTTTCAGCAACTTCCATTCTTCATCTTTCTGCACAGGATATCGTGGTCCAGTCCATTATCGATGCATTGCAGATCGATTCCATGATCCATTATGTGGAAGAGATCAGCGGTGAAACACCGATCGATATCGGGAATGGTCCCGAGCTGATCGTGAATCGGAACAAATTCAATCCAGGTAATGCCGTGGCACAGGCGTATTTGGAACAGAAGCTGACCCAATTCGGCTATACACCCACGGTCCAAACGTTCAGCGCAACGGGTGGCAACGTGGTAGCTACGAAGGTAGGTAGTCTATATCCTGACGAGTACGTAGTTCTATGCGCGCATTTCGATGCGCTACCAGCAGGTACGGGACCGGCGCCAGCTGCGGATGACGACGGCAGTGGCACAGGCGCATTATTGGAAGCTGCTCGCGTACTGCATGATATCCCCTTCGCGTATTCCATCGTATTCGGATTTTGGGACGAAGAGGAACAGGGCTTGGTAGGCAGTGCCTTTTGGGCAGGCTCACAAGCCGCGAACGATGTAGTGATCAAGGGTGTCGTGAACATGGATGCGATCGCCTATGATGGCAATGCAGATCGCAAGGCACGCGTACACGTACGACCGATCGCTAATTCATTGGACATTTCTGATACCGTGGTTGCGGTGCTGGACCGGTATAATTTCGATATCGACCTGATCGTGACCAACCCAGGAGCGACGTACAGCGATCATGCGTCGTTCTGGAATGAAGGATATGGCGCGGTGTTGATGATCGAAGAGTTCACCAATGATGGTAATCCGACCTACCACACACAGAATGATCGCGTGGAATTCTTCGATGTTCCCTATTACGAAGAGCTTGCGAAACTTTCCATCGCGTCGTTCGCAATACTGGCTATTCCATACGGTCTTCCTACAGCAGTAAGTGAAATTGCTGTTTCGAAGCCTACGTTGTTTGCTTTCCCGAATCCTGCCTCAGTAGATGCTCAGTTGTGGCTTGATGTTCCTGTTAGTGATCGGTATTCGATCCGACTTGTGGATGCATTGGGCAAGGAGGTAGCGTTGTTGCACGATGGCGTTCTGGCACAGGGCAAACATGTGATCCAGCTTCCGATGGCATCTGTGGCACCGGGTACCTATTCCGTTCAGGCCAGACCAGAGAACGGGAAAGCGATCAACCTGCGTGTGATGCGCGCGTTCTGA